The following are encoded together in the Planctobacterium marinum genome:
- a CDS encoding ScpA family protein: MSAEQITQQQSLPLAFINGEALMDKPEDLYIPPDALEVILEAFEGPLDLLLYLIRKQRFDVVNLPILQITQQYMEYVEVMKDIKLELAAEYLVMAAILAEIKSRLLLPKIINEDDEEEDPRAELVRRLREYEIIKKAAQELDGIPRMERDFRRAKADIDEACEPLKVLPDISLQELVFSFQSALQRAAAFEHHQIEREALSTRERMSQILDMVTEHSYTGFEAFFSKDEGKAGVVVTFLAILELVKEKMLMVQQQEPYGLIHVKLYNDDEYSDG; the protein is encoded by the coding sequence ATGTCGGCTGAACAAATCACTCAGCAACAGTCTTTACCGCTGGCCTTCATCAATGGCGAAGCCTTGATGGACAAGCCTGAGGATTTGTATATTCCGCCCGACGCCCTGGAAGTGATTCTGGAAGCGTTTGAAGGACCATTGGATTTACTGTTATATCTCATTCGTAAACAGCGCTTTGACGTGGTTAATTTACCCATTTTGCAGATCACCCAGCAGTACATGGAGTACGTGGAGGTGATGAAAGATATCAAGCTAGAATTGGCCGCGGAGTATCTGGTGATGGCAGCGATACTGGCAGAAATTAAAAGTCGCTTATTATTACCGAAAATCATCAACGAAGATGACGAAGAAGAAGATCCCCGTGCTGAACTTGTGCGCCGGCTGCGAGAATACGAAATCATCAAAAAAGCGGCGCAAGAGTTGGATGGTATTCCGCGCATGGAGCGAGACTTTCGACGAGCTAAAGCGGATATCGATGAAGCCTGTGAACCCCTTAAAGTTCTACCAGATATCAGTCTGCAGGAACTGGTATTCAGTTTTCAATCGGCGCTGCAAAGGGCCGCTGCTTTTGAACACCATCAAATAGAGCGAGAGGCGCTATCAACCAGAGAGCGTATGAGCCAGATTCTGGATATGGTAACAGAGCACAGCTACACTGGCTTTGAAGCCTTTTTTAGTAAAGACGAAGGTAAGGCAGGGGTAGTGGTGACATTTCTGGCTATTCTGGAACTAGTAAAAGAAAAGATGTTGATGGTGCAACAACAGGAACCTTATGGGCTTATCCATGTTAAACTGTACAATGATGATGAGTACTCCGACGGTTAG
- the trpD gene encoding anthranilate phosphoribosyltransferase, whose protein sequence is MADIHALLEKIYAQQDLSQRETQCFFNMVMQGELDDIVLSSMLTGLKIKGETPEEIAGAASAMIENAAPIERPDYMFADIVGTGGDGHNTINISSASAIVAASCGLPVAKHGNRSVSSKSGSADLFREFGMDLTMTPQTARACLDESGLCFLFAPNYHAGVRHAMNVRTTLKTRTLFNLLGPLANPAKPSHIMIGVYSPDLISAYAETLQLLGYQNAMVVHGAGLDEIALHGVSQVAEVHGDEISYSELSAKDFDLESYPLEAIKGGEPEENKALIEAVLQGKGQPAHMAAVAANTGALLKLAGLADSFAEGAHKAMQSMQSGSPLQTIHKAAQISQNNQIQQDTVE, encoded by the coding sequence ATGGCCGATATTCACGCCCTTCTGGAAAAAATATACGCTCAACAAGATTTGAGCCAAAGAGAAACTCAGTGTTTTTTCAACATGGTTATGCAAGGTGAGTTGGATGATATCGTATTATCTTCCATGCTTACCGGTTTGAAAATAAAAGGCGAAACCCCAGAAGAAATCGCTGGTGCCGCCAGTGCCATGATAGAAAATGCAGCGCCGATAGAACGTCCGGATTACATGTTTGCTGATATTGTTGGCACCGGTGGTGATGGCCACAATACCATTAATATTTCCTCAGCTTCAGCCATTGTGGCTGCCAGCTGCGGTTTACCCGTAGCCAAGCACGGTAACCGTAGCGTTTCCAGTAAATCTGGCTCAGCTGATCTGTTCCGGGAATTTGGCATGGACCTCACCATGACACCACAAACCGCCAGAGCTTGCCTGGATGAAAGTGGACTGTGTTTTTTATTCGCCCCCAATTACCACGCAGGTGTGCGCCACGCCATGAATGTGCGCACTACCTTAAAAACTCGCACCCTGTTTAATTTATTAGGGCCACTAGCTAATCCAGCCAAACCCAGCCACATCATGATTGGCGTATATAGTCCTGATTTGATCTCAGCTTATGCGGAGACACTACAACTACTGGGTTATCAAAATGCCATGGTGGTGCACGGTGCTGGACTGGATGAAATTGCCTTACACGGTGTCAGCCAGGTGGCGGAAGTGCACGGTGATGAAATCAGTTACAGTGAACTATCGGCCAAGGATTTTGATCTAGAAAGCTATCCACTGGAGGCTATCAAAGGCGGTGAGCCGGAAGAGAATAAAGCCTTGATTGAGGCTGTATTGCAGGGCAAAGGGCAGCCAGCCCACATGGCTGCAGTGGCCGCCAACACGGGGGCCTTGTTAAAGCTTGCCGGTTTAGCAGACAGTTTCGCCGAAGGCGCTCATAAGGCAATGCAAAGCATGCAATCTGGCAGTCCTTTGCAAACCATCCATAAAGCGGCCCAAATTAGTCAAAATAATCAAATCCAACAGGATACGGTGGAGTAA
- a CDS encoding PHP domain-containing protein has product MKIDLHSHTHYSDGHLSPQELILRAHNMQLDALAITDHDTVAAIDEALAFQNTQKRHLSIIPGIELSTSWHGFDIHILGLNIDREDALFQERLAQQAAARQERALIIAEKLAKCGLDDVYESAARYAGKGQITRAHFARVMVEKGYVHNFDGAFRKYLGKGKRAHVAPKWITIDEAIQWIHDAKGKAVLAHPGHYDLSAKWLRKLIVYFKQAGGDGMEVCHPHLAPDRQRQMATYAQEYQLEASAGSDFHAPGRWTELGRHLNIPEHLTPIWHDWQSIGQEYAVNPQEINNQDVIATDENHKNKESLS; this is encoded by the coding sequence ATGAAAATTGATTTACATAGCCATACCCATTATTCCGATGGGCATCTGAGCCCGCAAGAGCTGATACTGCGCGCTCACAACATGCAGCTGGATGCATTAGCCATTACCGATCACGATACTGTCGCCGCCATTGACGAAGCACTTGCTTTTCAAAACACACAAAAGCGCCATCTAAGTATTATTCCGGGCATTGAGTTGTCTACCAGTTGGCATGGATTTGATATTCACATTCTGGGCTTAAACATTGACCGCGAAGATGCGCTTTTTCAGGAAAGGTTGGCGCAGCAAGCTGCAGCCAGGCAGGAACGCGCATTAATTATCGCGGAAAAGCTGGCAAAGTGCGGTCTTGATGATGTCTACGAAAGTGCTGCCAGGTACGCGGGTAAAGGCCAGATCACCCGAGCCCATTTTGCCCGAGTTATGGTGGAAAAGGGCTACGTACATAATTTTGATGGAGCCTTTAGAAAGTATCTGGGTAAAGGTAAACGGGCTCATGTAGCGCCCAAATGGATCACGATTGATGAAGCTATTCAGTGGATCCACGATGCTAAAGGCAAAGCGGTGTTGGCTCACCCCGGACATTATGATCTCAGTGCTAAGTGGCTGAGAAAACTCATTGTTTATTTTAAACAAGCGGGCGGTGATGGTATGGAAGTGTGTCATCCTCACTTGGCCCCAGATCGTCAGCGCCAGATGGCAACCTATGCACAGGAATACCAGTTAGAAGCGTCTGCCGGTTCGGATTTTCACGCACCTGGCCGCTGGACAGAATTGGGACGTCACTTAAATATTCCCGAACATTTAACGCCAATTTGGCATGACTGGCAGAGTATCGGTCAGGAATACGCAGTAAATCCCCAGGAAATTAATAACCAAGACGTTATTGCCACAGACGAAAACCACAAGAATAAAGAGTCATTATCATGA
- a CDS encoding L-threonylcarbamoyladenylate synthase, whose translation MSQFFYIHPDNPQARLVRQACELIKNGEVIVYPTDSGYSMGCSLDNKNALEQICRIRQIGKNHNFTLMCRDMSELSLYARVDNDAFRIIKNNTPGPYTFILKATKDVPNRVMNPKKKTIGIRVPDNAIALAILEELGEPLMSTTLILPGSQMAEFDPDEIRDKLEKQVGLIIHGGYLGEQPTTVVDMSDGNIELIREGSGPLEPLGF comes from the coding sequence ATGAGCCAATTTTTCTATATCCATCCTGATAACCCTCAGGCGCGCTTGGTGCGTCAGGCCTGCGAACTGATAAAAAATGGTGAGGTGATTGTCTATCCCACCGACTCCGGTTACTCGATGGGTTGCAGTCTCGACAATAAAAACGCACTGGAGCAAATTTGCCGAATTAGACAGATTGGCAAAAATCACAATTTTACCCTGATGTGTCGTGATATGTCGGAACTGTCGTTGTACGCAAGAGTCGACAACGATGCTTTTCGCATTATTAAAAACAATACCCCTGGGCCCTATACTTTTATTCTGAAAGCCACCAAAGATGTACCTAATCGGGTAATGAATCCCAAGAAAAAGACCATTGGGATCCGGGTGCCTGACAATGCCATTGCCTTGGCTATTCTGGAAGAGTTAGGCGAACCTTTAATGTCTACCACTCTTATTTTGCCGGGGAGCCAGATGGCTGAGTTTGATCCCGACGAAATACGCGACAAGCTGGAGAAGCAAGTGGGTTTGATTATTCACGGTGGTTATCTCGGTGAGCAGCCCACTACTGTCGTGGATATGTCTGATGGCAACATTGAATTAATTCGCGAAGGCAGCGGCCCCCTCGAACCACTGGGATTCTGA
- the scpB gene encoding SMC-Scp complex subunit ScpB encodes MAKVKKAQLKQIIEAAIFVADKPVTHELLQESILAEFELSKKYLTQLLNEIEKDYADRGIRLVKVASGFRFQSDASLNPWVGRLWQEQVPRYSRALLETLSLIAYRQPITRGEIEQVRGVSVSSNIIKTLMERDWIKSVGHKEVPGRPALYATTSEFLDYFGLKTLAELPSVALFEEQSKQDTQALFPDEPVKEEA; translated from the coding sequence GTGGCAAAAGTTAAAAAAGCGCAACTGAAACAAATTATTGAAGCGGCTATTTTTGTGGCGGATAAGCCAGTAACCCATGAGCTATTGCAAGAGTCGATTCTGGCGGAATTTGAGTTATCTAAAAAGTATCTGACTCAGTTACTCAACGAGATTGAAAAAGACTATGCCGACAGGGGCATTCGCCTGGTAAAAGTGGCCTCGGGTTTTCGTTTTCAATCGGACGCCAGTTTGAACCCTTGGGTGGGGCGCTTGTGGCAAGAGCAGGTGCCGCGTTATTCCAGAGCCCTGTTAGAAACGTTGAGTTTAATTGCCTATCGACAACCCATTACCCGTGGTGAAATAGAGCAGGTGCGCGGTGTAAGCGTTAGCTCTAATATTATTAAAACCCTGATGGAGCGGGACTGGATTAAATCCGTTGGTCATAAAGAGGTGCCGGGAAGACCAGCCCTGTACGCGACAACCAGCGAGTTTTTAGATTATTTTGGCTTAAAAACCTTGGCAGAGTTGCCATCAGTGGCGCTGTTTGAAGAGCAAAGCAAACAAGACACACAAGCACTTTTTCCTGACGAACCCGTTAAAGAAGAAGCCTGA
- a CDS encoding energy transducer TonB: MKNGLIILLLSLVIAPFAQAADNLSVSLETLISAEPLERKPPKYPRLAAKKGQEGWVRLSFVIDEQGNVIDPIVHDSSGVERFEKAALKAVKDWKYSPAMVDGKPVEQCNSKVQLDFRLGEQEKGVTRQFLKKYKKLRNAVIEGDIELADDLYTEFKEESHHNFSESVHAAVVSATYFSAKQDVPQMTRELETIANNGYKFLGEESYLSLSGRLLMLKIEQNKLSEALELIAKINEVVDADASGLAPIKEMQNKLQQYIENNQYLVVKGKIHSHKAWYHQLLLNKFDLVSEGNAFERIEIRCKNKRSTYSNFEKQGFAIPEDWGQCHIYVDAPQGTEFSLVEYSS, encoded by the coding sequence ATGAAAAACGGACTTATAATTCTTCTCTTGTCTTTGGTAATAGCCCCCTTTGCACAAGCAGCAGACAATCTCTCTGTCTCACTGGAAACCCTTATCAGCGCAGAACCCTTGGAGCGAAAACCGCCAAAATACCCGCGTTTAGCCGCAAAAAAAGGTCAGGAGGGCTGGGTACGATTGAGCTTTGTTATCGATGAGCAAGGTAATGTTATTGACCCCATAGTGCACGACTCCTCTGGTGTTGAACGTTTCGAGAAAGCGGCACTTAAGGCGGTTAAAGACTGGAAATACAGCCCCGCAATGGTAGACGGCAAACCTGTAGAACAGTGTAATTCTAAGGTTCAATTAGATTTCAGATTGGGAGAACAGGAAAAAGGGGTTACGCGTCAATTCTTGAAAAAGTACAAAAAGTTGCGCAATGCTGTTATCGAAGGCGATATAGAGCTGGCAGATGACCTCTATACTGAGTTTAAAGAAGAGTCCCATCACAATTTTTCTGAATCTGTCCATGCCGCTGTGGTTTCTGCAACCTATTTCAGTGCTAAACAAGACGTCCCTCAAATGACCCGAGAATTAGAGACTATCGCCAACAACGGCTATAAGTTTCTTGGTGAAGAGTCTTATTTGAGTTTGTCAGGTCGTTTACTAATGCTAAAAATAGAGCAAAATAAGTTATCTGAGGCATTGGAATTAATTGCTAAGATCAACGAAGTTGTGGATGCCGATGCGTCGGGGTTGGCACCCATCAAAGAGATGCAGAATAAACTTCAGCAATATATTGAGAATAATCAATATTTGGTGGTCAAAGGAAAAATACATTCACACAAAGCCTGGTATCATCAATTATTACTCAATAAATTTGATTTGGTGAGCGAGGGGAACGCTTTTGAGCGCATTGAAATACGCTGCAAAAACAAACGCTCCACCTATAGCAACTTTGAAAAACAAGGCTTTGCCATCCCAGAGGATTGGGGACAATGCCATATCTACGTTGATGCGCCGCAGGGCACAGAGTTTTCGTTAGTGGAATACTCATCCTGA
- the trpCF gene encoding bifunctional indole-3-glycerol-phosphate synthase TrpC/phosphoribosylanthranilate isomerase TrpF encodes MNVLQKIVADKEVELQQRKAELPLEGFQAQLTVSEKSLFDALKQPNAGYILECKKASPSKGLIREQFDLDEILRAYTPHAAGISVLTDEKYFQGKYEYLEYVTQRVTQPVLNKDFFIDEYQVHLARKYDADAILLMLSVLDDEQYQILAKLANHYQLDVLTEVSNEEEAHRAVNLGAKIIGINNRNLRDLSTDLAATEKLVPLLKQQLDYDAVIISESGIYTHQDVLRLAHLVDGFLVGSSLMAEQDLDQAVNNLVLGRTKVCGITRAEDAAKAKALGACYAGFIFAPKSKRCINLDTAKQIAEQVPFNYVGVFVNASSAEIINTASTLKLAAVQLHGDENQAFISELRAKLAPDVAIWKAKGISDALPHFSETEVDLFLLDCKVGSETGGTGQQFSWQLLNNLSQKDRFGLAGGINLENIQSAAAQGLHLIDINSGVESAPGVKDHQKLAAAFTALRQY; translated from the coding sequence ATGAACGTATTACAAAAAATCGTTGCCGATAAAGAAGTTGAATTACAGCAGCGTAAAGCTGAACTACCGCTTGAAGGCTTTCAGGCCCAGCTTACCGTCTCAGAAAAAAGCTTATTTGATGCCCTGAAACAGCCCAATGCCGGATATATCTTGGAGTGTAAAAAGGCTTCCCCCTCAAAGGGGCTCATCCGTGAGCAATTCGATTTGGATGAAATCCTGCGAGCTTACACACCTCACGCTGCCGGTATTTCCGTGCTAACTGATGAAAAATATTTTCAGGGTAAATATGAGTATCTGGAATATGTTACCCAGCGGGTAACGCAACCGGTATTAAATAAGGATTTTTTCATTGACGAATACCAGGTACATCTGGCGCGTAAATACGACGCCGATGCTATTTTGTTGATGTTATCGGTTTTGGATGATGAGCAATACCAAATTCTGGCAAAGCTGGCAAACCATTATCAACTGGATGTACTGACAGAAGTCAGTAACGAAGAAGAAGCCCATAGAGCGGTTAACCTGGGCGCCAAAATCATCGGCATTAATAATCGCAACTTGCGGGATTTAAGCACCGACCTTGCTGCGACTGAAAAACTAGTTCCCCTGCTGAAACAGCAGCTGGATTACGACGCCGTGATCATCTCTGAGTCTGGTATTTACACCCACCAGGATGTTTTGCGTCTGGCGCATCTGGTGGATGGCTTTTTAGTAGGTAGCTCCTTGATGGCCGAGCAAGACCTGGACCAGGCTGTAAACAACCTAGTGCTAGGCAGAACCAAAGTGTGCGGCATTACCCGTGCTGAGGATGCTGCAAAAGCGAAAGCACTTGGGGCATGTTATGCCGGGTTTATCTTTGCGCCGAAATCGAAACGCTGTATCAACCTTGATACGGCAAAGCAGATAGCGGAGCAAGTACCGTTTAATTACGTAGGTGTATTTGTTAATGCCAGCAGTGCTGAAATTATTAACACCGCCAGCACGCTGAAGCTAGCAGCAGTGCAACTGCACGGAGACGAAAACCAGGCGTTCATCAGTGAATTACGGGCAAAGCTCGCTCCAGACGTTGCCATCTGGAAAGCCAAAGGGATTTCAGATGCTCTGCCTCACTTTTCAGAAACCGAGGTGGATCTGTTTTTATTGGATTGCAAGGTTGGCAGCGAAACTGGCGGAACCGGACAGCAATTCTCCTGGCAATTGCTCAACAATTTATCCCAAAAAGATCGATTTGGCCTGGCAGGCGGTATCAACCTTGAAAACATCCAATCTGCAGCGGCACAGGGATTACACCTAATCGATATTAATTCTGGCGTGGAAAGTGCGCCGGGCGTGAAAGATCATCAAAAATTAGCAGCGGCTTTTACCGCATTAAGACAATATTAA
- the rluB gene encoding 23S rRNA pseudouridine(2605) synthase RluB produces the protein MSEKLQKVLANAGIGSRREMERWIEAGRISVNGSIATLGARVETSDDIRVDGEPLRQNPAETFCRVIMYNKPEGEICSRKDPEGRTTVFERLPNIKHGRWISIGRLDINTSGLLLFTNDGELANRLMHPRHVVEREYAVRVFGDVDDAMIRRLKKGVMLEDGEAKFIDVKRRKGEDTGLNQWFSVTIAEGRNREVRRMWESQEVQVSRLMRTRYGSVELNKRLPQGAWVELELKEINQLRSTVQLPPETETKIKKEQGKLDHVRLSRMRRSIQKHKARNTKKKPAK, from the coding sequence ATGAGTGAAAAATTACAAAAAGTACTGGCCAACGCCGGTATCGGTTCCCGTCGGGAAATGGAACGTTGGATAGAAGCCGGCAGGATCTCGGTAAATGGCAGTATTGCCACCTTAGGTGCGCGGGTAGAGACCTCAGACGATATTCGCGTGGACGGCGAGCCATTGCGACAAAACCCTGCAGAAACGTTTTGCCGGGTGATTATGTACAACAAACCCGAAGGCGAAATCTGTAGTCGTAAAGATCCGGAAGGACGCACCACGGTATTCGAACGCCTGCCCAACATTAAGCACGGCCGTTGGATTTCTATAGGGCGATTAGATATCAATACCAGTGGCTTGTTGTTGTTTACCAACGACGGTGAGCTGGCTAATCGATTGATGCATCCACGCCATGTAGTAGAGCGGGAATACGCGGTGCGCGTATTTGGTGACGTTGACGACGCCATGATCAGGCGACTGAAAAAAGGCGTGATGTTAGAAGACGGCGAAGCCAAATTTATTGATGTAAAGCGCCGTAAAGGGGAAGACACCGGACTGAATCAGTGGTTTTCCGTTACTATCGCTGAGGGGCGTAATCGCGAAGTTCGCAGAATGTGGGAATCTCAGGAGGTACAAGTGAGCCGACTAATGCGCACCCGATATGGCAGTGTTGAACTCAACAAGCGACTGCCACAAGGCGCCTGGGTAGAGCTGGAACTGAAGGAAATTAATCAGCTACGCTCAACGGTACAATTACCTCCGGAAACAGAAACCAAAATCAAAAAAGAGCAGGGCAAACTGGATCACGTGCGCTTATCGCGTATGCGCCGCTCTATTCAAAAACACAAAGCCCGCAATACCAAGAAAAAGCCCGCTAAATAA
- a CDS encoding aminodeoxychorismate/anthranilate synthase component II has protein sequence MSNVVLLDNFDSFTYNLVDELRAAGMSLTIFRNNVPAQHVVNKMQELGEDTLLLLSPGPGDPASAGCMLELISLVQGRYPVLGICLGHQAIVQHYGGEIVRAPQVLHGKSSLINHCGDKMFADLPNPFPVARYHSLVAADMPGNLQCIARYEPEDGHSIIMAVWHATDNMLGMQFHPESILTSQGSQLLKQSIAYLTNKQSGV, from the coding sequence ATGTCCAATGTGGTGTTATTAGACAATTTTGATTCATTCACCTACAACCTGGTGGACGAACTGCGGGCTGCAGGCATGTCGCTGACCATCTTTCGCAACAATGTGCCCGCCCAGCACGTAGTAAACAAAATGCAGGAACTGGGTGAAGACACGCTATTATTGTTATCTCCCGGCCCCGGTGATCCTGCCAGTGCAGGCTGCATGTTGGAACTAATATCATTGGTTCAGGGTCGTTATCCGGTGCTGGGCATTTGCCTTGGTCACCAGGCGATTGTGCAACATTACGGTGGTGAGATTGTGCGAGCACCGCAAGTATTGCACGGCAAATCGTCATTGATTAATCACTGTGGCGACAAAATGTTTGCTGACTTACCCAATCCCTTCCCGGTGGCGCGTTATCATTCCCTCGTAGCCGCAGACATGCCTGGCAATTTGCAATGTATTGCTCGCTACGAGCCAGAAGATGGACACAGCATCATCATGGCGGTATGGCATGCCACAGATAACATGCTGGGGATGCAGTTCCACCCGGAATCCATTTTAACTTCACAGGGTAGCCAATTACTAAAACAGAGCATTGCCTACCTGACCAATAAGCAAAGCGGAGTATAA
- a CDS encoding anthranilate synthase component 1 has translation MSLAELSEQPGKVATIETECPYIEDPLTTFKRLCHQKTNAMLLESAEIDSKNSTNSLLLVDAALKLVCRGHKVAVSALSDNGLPVLQFLAQQLTRLPDAVIEQQEQSLAVTFTAADEFLDEDARLKSASVFDVLRILQSDLVALSNHPMAIFVGGTFAYDLLATFETLPQVAEGDNDCPDYVFYLAETLITIDHQQKSSRMLGSVFSGEQVAQSYFQLSQRIEFLKQQLQTNVEDIAAATIPGNISDELKVNQSDAQYCQHVLDLKENILAGDIFQVVPSRTFSLPCPSTYNAYHELKNSNPSPYMFYIQDSDFVIFGASPESALKYQKDSNVVEVYPIAGTRPRGKRQDGSIDHDLDSRIELTLREDDKEKSEHLMLVDLARNDIARVSIPGTRHVKDLLKVDRYSHVMHLVSRVVGQLREDLDSLHAYQACMNMGTLVGAPKVKAATLIREVEQHRRGSYGGAVGYINGHGDMDTCIVIRSAFVKNGMAYVQAGAGVVYDSDPQSEADETRGKAQAVISAIQQANRKSTQEA, from the coding sequence ATGAGTCTGGCAGAACTAAGCGAACAACCAGGAAAGGTTGCCACAATAGAAACCGAGTGTCCTTACATTGAGGATCCGCTCACGACATTCAAACGATTGTGCCACCAAAAAACCAATGCGATGTTGCTGGAGTCAGCAGAAATCGACAGTAAAAACAGTACCAATAGTTTATTACTTGTAGATGCAGCCTTAAAACTTGTGTGTCGTGGTCACAAAGTGGCTGTTAGTGCATTGAGCGACAACGGCCTGCCTGTGTTGCAGTTTTTAGCACAGCAATTAACGAGGCTACCGGACGCTGTTATTGAACAGCAAGAGCAATCGCTAGCAGTGACCTTTACCGCAGCCGATGAATTTTTAGATGAAGACGCACGGCTAAAGTCAGCCTCGGTTTTTGATGTATTGCGTATATTGCAATCTGATTTGGTGGCGCTGAGCAACCACCCCATGGCGATATTTGTTGGTGGTACTTTTGCCTATGACTTGCTGGCCACCTTTGAAACATTGCCGCAAGTAGCCGAAGGTGACAACGATTGCCCCGATTATGTGTTTTACCTGGCGGAAACCTTGATCACCATTGATCATCAACAAAAAAGCTCTCGTATGCTGGGCAGCGTTTTTAGTGGCGAGCAGGTAGCACAATCTTATTTTCAGTTAAGTCAGCGCATTGAGTTTTTAAAGCAACAATTACAAACCAATGTCGAAGACATCGCAGCAGCGACGATACCGGGTAATATCTCGGACGAACTTAAGGTTAATCAAAGCGATGCCCAATACTGCCAGCACGTTTTGGATTTAAAAGAAAATATACTGGCCGGGGATATTTTTCAGGTGGTGCCTTCACGTACTTTTTCCCTGCCCTGTCCATCCACTTATAACGCCTACCACGAACTGAAAAACAGCAATCCCAGTCCTTATATGTTTTACATCCAGGACAGTGATTTTGTGATTTTTGGCGCCAGTCCGGAATCCGCCCTGAAATATCAAAAAGACAGCAATGTTGTAGAAGTGTATCCCATTGCGGGCACCCGACCTCGTGGTAAACGCCAGGATGGTAGTATCGATCATGACCTCGATAGCCGTATTGAATTAACATTGCGGGAAGACGATAAAGAAAAGTCGGAACACCTGATGCTGGTAGATTTGGCCCGCAATGATATTGCCCGTGTATCCATTCCCGGAACTCGGCACGTAAAAGACTTATTAAAAGTAGACCGGTACTCCCATGTTATGCACCTGGTGTCCCGTGTGGTGGGACAACTGCGGGAAGACCTGGACAGTTTGCACGCCTATCAGGCCTGTATGAATATGGGCACCTTGGTGGGGGCTCCCAAAGTGAAGGCCGCGACCCTCATCCGTGAAGTAGAGCAACATCGTCGCGGCAGTTACGGCGGCGCTGTGGGTTACATTAATGGCCATGGTGATATGGACACCTGCATTGTGATCCGATCGGCATTTGTGAAAAACGGCATGGCTTATGTTCAGGCGGGCGCGGGGGTGGTTTACGATTCAGATCCACAATCAGAAGCCGACGAAACCAGAGGCAAAGCACAAGCGGTGATCAGTGCTATTCAGCAAGCCAATCGCAAATCAACACAGGAGGCTTGA